A section of the Labrus mixtus chromosome 15, fLabMix1.1, whole genome shotgun sequence genome encodes:
- the rnd1b gene encoding rho family GTPase 1b translates to MKERRNTQPLVVRCKLVLVGDVQCGKTAMLQVLAKDCYPETYVPTVFENYTACLELEEQRVELSLWDTSGSPYYDNVRPLCYSDSDAVLLCFDISRPDTVDSSLKKWKTEILDFCPSTRILLIGCKTDLRTDVCTLMELSNQKQTPITYEQGSAMAKQLGAEAYLECSAFTSEKSIHSVFRTAAMACINKLQPLPKNSPTRRLSKRLLHLPSKSDLLSSTFKKEKAKSCSVM, encoded by the exons atgaaggaaaggaggaaCACACAGCCGCTGGTGGTGAGATGTAAACTGGTGCTTGTGGGAGACGTTCAATGCGGAAAAACGGCGATGTTACAAGTGCTGGCGAAGGATTGCTATCCAGAG ACCTACGTGCCCACGGTGTTTGAAAACTACACAGCCTGTCTAGAGCTCGAGGAGCAGCGCGTGGAGCTCAGTCTGTGGGACACTTCAG GTTCCCCGTACTACGACAATGTGAGGCCCCTGTGCTACAGCGACTCAGATGcagttttgttatgttttgaCATCAGCCGCCCGGACACTGTGGACAGTAGTCTGAAGAAG TGGAAAACTGAGATCCTGGACTTTTGTCCAAGCACTCGTatcctcctgattggctgtaaGACTGACCTGCGCACAGATGTCTGCACGCTCATGGAGCTGTCCAATCAGAAACAGACTCCCATCACATATGAGCAG GGTTCTGCGATGGCCAAGCAGCTGGGAGCAGAGGCTTACCTGGAGTGCTCGGCGTTCACCTCAGAGAAAAGTATCCACAGCGTGTTCCGCACAGCAGCCATGGCCTGCATCAACAAGCTGCAGCCCCTTCCCAAGAACAGCCCCACCCGCCGCCTCTCCAAAAGACTCCTCCACCTGCCAAGCAAGTCAGATTtgctctcctccaccttcaagaAGGAGAAGGCCAAAAGCTGCTCAGTCATGTGA